A stretch of the Phycisphaerae bacterium genome encodes the following:
- a CDS encoding peptidylprolyl isomerase — protein sequence MAAGSVPSGKLIVFALSALLMWPPIGCSEQAGGVEKPPVTTTPASQPASERVLIRIGDKAVVTQADVEEILRTTPPERRRGSAYKALGTALTNKLFLVYLDEHPDLVTQEDIDREIDKDLKIAKAKTTEEMKMILQSSGVSWDEYLRQLRIRLGQGKLSKIGAARVKDDEYLRQIYDEHPDYYDDTRVKLRHIVFASPLTATPEQKKATREALERLREEIVSGKKTWDEAVKLSNDNTRTKGGLLGTLPRYMRLNEVLISAAWALEPGQISNVVESGIGYHIIQVLERVPGRRPFDDPHTKFQIRAVMQSRPLAEAMEEVKRKYPIIGVQPMDLASIMALPEPPAAPTASQPTRSSTRPAGGTASRPATRPATARPVTRPAGFRAATSPAAARPSTRSAPPRPAVPRTTAPQGLPGGVPGASPVSQPSGS from the coding sequence ATGGCAGCAGGTTCCGTGCCGAGTGGAAAGCTCATAGTCTTTGCCCTGAGTGCCTTGCTGATGTGGCCCCCGATAGGCTGCTCGGAGCAGGCGGGGGGGGTTGAGAAACCACCCGTGACCACAACCCCAGCCAGTCAACCAGCCTCTGAGCGAGTGCTGATTCGCATCGGCGACAAAGCGGTCGTCACGCAGGCTGACGTGGAGGAAATCCTCCGCACTACGCCTCCCGAGAGACGCAGGGGATCCGCATACAAGGCCCTTGGAACGGCACTGACCAACAAGCTGTTCCTGGTCTATCTGGATGAACATCCGGATCTGGTCACGCAGGAGGATATTGACCGGGAGATTGACAAGGATCTCAAGATCGCCAAGGCGAAAACCACCGAAGAGATGAAGATGATCCTTCAATCATCCGGCGTCAGTTGGGACGAGTACCTCAGGCAGCTCAGGATTCGTCTGGGACAAGGCAAGCTGTCGAAAATCGGTGCCGCGAGGGTGAAGGACGACGAGTATCTTCGGCAGATATACGATGAGCACCCCGACTACTACGACGACACACGGGTCAAATTGCGGCACATCGTTTTCGCTTCGCCTCTGACGGCCACCCCCGAGCAAAAGAAGGCCACGCGAGAGGCTCTCGAGAGATTGCGAGAGGAAATCGTGTCCGGCAAGAAGACCTGGGATGAAGCCGTCAAGCTCAGCAACGACAACACTCGTACAAAGGGTGGCCTGTTGGGCACGCTGCCCAGGTACATGCGGCTGAATGAGGTGCTGATAAGCGCCGCCTGGGCTTTGGAGCCGGGACAGATCTCCAACGTTGTGGAGAGCGGCATCGGCTATCACATCATACAGGTTCTCGAGCGGGTTCCTGGACGTCGCCCCTTTGATGACCCTCACACGAAGTTCCAGATTCGGGCCGTGATGCAATCCCGACCATTGGCCGAGGCAATGGAAGAGGTCAAGCGGAAGTACCCGATTATCGGTGTTCAGCCGATGGATCTGGCTTCGATTATGGCGCTTCCTGAGCCTCCCGCCGCCCCGACGGCAAGTCAACCGACGAGGTCGAGCACCCGCCCGGCAGGGGGAACCGCATCCAGGCCGGCAACTCGTCCCGCGACCGCCCGTCCGGTCACCCGTCCAGCCGGATTCCGAGCCGCCACCTCGCCGGCGGCTGCTCGCCCAAGCACGCGTTCGGCTCCTCCCCGTCCGGCGGTGCCCCGGACGACCGCTCCGCAGGGACTTCCCGGGGGCGTGCCTGGCGCAAGCCCGGTCTCGCAACCGTCCGGGTCATAG
- the plsY gene encoding glycerol-3-phosphate 1-O-acyltransferase PlsY: protein MHVIESGWWPVAGLILLSYLCGAVPFGLLVGRLKGVDVRTKGSCNIGATNVGRVLGRPYGILVFVLDGLKGFLPVTLGRLLLFGAAADSRLAGPGYLPYLLWVLAAVACVLGHMFPVYLKFKGGKGVATSLGVGLGIYPYYTLAGLAALTLWAVVLWVGRYVSLSSIVAVTAFPVIFALLAILNRDRWGGFSVLWPLQVFGIVIAALVVYRHRSNIGRLLAGTEPKIGGSPHRRE from the coding sequence ATGCACGTAATTGAGAGTGGATGGTGGCCTGTGGCCGGGCTGATACTGCTGAGTTACCTCTGCGGGGCGGTTCCGTTCGGCTTGTTAGTCGGTCGGCTTAAAGGGGTGGACGTTCGAACCAAGGGTAGCTGCAACATCGGGGCCACGAACGTGGGCCGGGTCTTGGGACGGCCTTATGGGATCTTGGTCTTTGTGCTTGATGGGCTTAAAGGTTTCCTGCCTGTAACCTTGGGCCGGTTGCTGCTTTTTGGTGCCGCTGCCGACAGCCGGCTGGCCGGCCCGGGTTACCTGCCGTATTTACTATGGGTGCTGGCGGCGGTGGCCTGCGTCCTGGGACATATGTTTCCTGTCTATCTCAAGTTCAAAGGCGGCAAGGGCGTAGCCACCTCGCTGGGCGTGGGGCTGGGAATCTACCCGTACTACACCCTGGCAGGTCTGGCGGCCTTGACGCTGTGGGCGGTTGTTTTGTGGGTCGGCCGCTATGTCTCCCTTTCCTCGATTGTGGCCGTTACTGCCTTCCCGGTCATTTTTGCCTTGCTGGCGATATTGAACCGCGACCGATGGGGGGGGTTCTCGGTCCTTTGGCCGCTCCAGGTCTTTGGTATTGTGATTGCCGCCTTGGTGGTTTATCGTCATCGGTCTAACATTGGGCGGCTTCTGGCCGGGACCGAGCCCAAAATCGGAGGCTCACCCCACCGCCGGGAGTGA